A single region of the Thermoanaerobacterium aotearoense genome encodes:
- the groL gene encoding chaperonin GroEL (60 kDa chaperone family; promotes refolding of misfolded polypeptides especially under stressful conditions; forms two stacked rings of heptamers to form a barrel-shaped 14mer; ends can be capped by GroES; misfolded proteins enter the barrel where they are refolded when GroES binds), which produces MAKKILYGEDARKALERGVNAVANTVKVTLGPRGRNVVLDKKYGSPTITNDGVTIAREIELEDPFENQGAQLLKEVATKTNDVAGDGTTTATVLAQAMVLEGLRNLAAGANPMLLRRGMAKAVDAAVEGLKNISKPVEGKDSIAHVASISAADEEIGNLIAEAMDKVGKDGVITVEESKSMNTTIEIVEGMQFDRGYISQYMVTDTDKMEAVLDDPLILITDKKLSNIQDLLPLLEQVVQQGRKLLIIADDVEGEALATLVVNKLRGTFTCVAVKAPGFGDRRKEMLQDIAILTGGQVISEEVGLDLKEAKIDMLGRARQVKVTKENTTIVDGAGNAADIKNRINQIKVQIEETTSDYDREKLQERLAKLSGGVAVIQAGAATETELKEKKHRIEDALSATRAAVEEGIVPGGGTALLDVIPEVQKVVDSLEGDFRTGAQIVLRALEEPVRQIARNAGVDGSVIIEKIKESKDPAFGYDAYKEEFVDMLKAGIVDPTKVTRSALQNAASVASMILTTEAVVADIPEKNPPAPAAGAGMDMM; this is translated from the coding sequence ATGGCAAAGAAAATTTTGTACGGTGAAGATGCAAGAAAGGCTTTGGAAAGAGGCGTAAATGCTGTTGCCAACACAGTGAAAGTCACATTAGGACCAAGAGGCCGTAATGTTGTTTTAGATAAAAAATACGGTTCACCAACGATTACAAACGATGGTGTCACAATTGCAAGAGAGATTGAATTAGAAGATCCTTTTGAAAATCAAGGCGCGCAGCTTTTAAAGGAAGTTGCAACAAAGACAAATGACGTTGCTGGTGATGGTACAACAACGGCTACTGTATTGGCACAAGCTATGGTATTGGAAGGTTTAAGAAACTTAGCTGCTGGTGCAAATCCAATGCTTTTAAGGCGTGGTATGGCAAAAGCTGTCGATGCTGCTGTTGAAGGATTAAAGAACATATCAAAACCGGTAGAGGGAAAAGATTCTATTGCACATGTTGCATCAATTTCAGCGGCTGACGAGGAAATCGGCAACTTAATAGCTGAAGCAATGGATAAGGTCGGCAAAGACGGCGTAATAACAGTAGAAGAATCAAAGTCAATGAATACGACTATTGAAATAGTTGAAGGAATGCAGTTTGACAGAGGCTATATTTCACAGTATATGGTAACTGATACAGATAAGATGGAAGCAGTTTTGGACGATCCTTTAATACTCATCACAGACAAGAAGTTGTCAAATATCCAAGACTTGTTGCCATTGCTTGAGCAAGTAGTACAACAAGGCAGGAAGCTTTTGATAATTGCAGATGATGTTGAAGGTGAAGCACTTGCAACATTAGTAGTTAATAAATTAAGAGGCACATTTACATGCGTTGCAGTAAAAGCTCCAGGATTTGGCGACAGAAGAAAAGAAATGCTGCAAGACATAGCTATCTTGACAGGTGGCCAAGTAATATCTGAAGAAGTAGGTCTTGATCTCAAAGAAGCTAAAATAGACATGCTTGGTCGCGCAAGACAAGTAAAAGTGACAAAAGAAAACACTACAATAGTTGATGGTGCAGGAAATGCTGCAGACATAAAGAACAGAATAAATCAGATAAAAGTTCAGATCGAAGAGACTACATCAGATTATGACAGAGAAAAACTGCAAGAAAGATTGGCTAAACTTTCTGGCGGTGTTGCAGTAATTCAAGCTGGTGCTGCTACAGAGACAGAGCTTAAAGAAAAGAAACACAGAATAGAAGATGCTCTTTCAGCTACGAGAGCTGCTGTAGAAGAAGGTATAGTTCCTGGCGGTGGCACAGCACTGTTAGATGTCATACCAGAAGTACAAAAAGTAGTTGATTCATTAGAAGGCGACTTCAGGACAGGTGCTCAGATCGTGCTGAGAGCATTAGAAGAACCAGTAAGGCAGATAGCAAGAAATGCTGGTGTTGATGGCTCAGTAATCATTGAGAAGATAAAAGAATCAAAAGACCCTGCTTTTGGTTATGATGCATACAAAGAAGAATTTGTAGACATGTTAAAAGCAGGTATAGTTGACCCAACGAAGGTTACAAGGTCAGCACTTCAAAATGCTGCATCTGTTGCGTCAATGATATTGACAACAGAAGCAGTTGTGGCAGACATACCAGAAAAGAATCCACCAGCTCCAGCAGCAGGGGCAGGCATGGACATGATGTAA
- the guaB gene encoding IMP dehydrogenase has product MADKFVKEGLTFDDVLLIPAKSDVLPKEVDTKTRLTNSIMLNIPLISAGMDTVTESSLAIAIAREGGIGIIHKNMPIERQALEVDRVKRSEHGVITNPFYLSPEHKIQDAVELMERYRISGVPITVDNKLVGIITNRDIRFESNLDRPIKEVMTKENLVTAPVGTTIDEAREILKKHKIEKLPLVDDDNNLKGLITIKDIEKAVEYPNSAKDSRGRLLVGAAVGVSADVMERVQALVDANVDVVVVDTAHGHSVGVLNTVEKIKNRFPDLQIIAGNVATAEATRDLIERGADCVKVGIGPGSICTTRVVAGIGVPQITAIYDCAEEADKYGIPVIADGGIKYSGDIVKAIAAGASTVMIGSLFAGTEESPGEVEIYQGRSYKVYRGMGSISAMKSGSSDRYFQEGMKKLVPEGVEGRVPYKGPLKDTVYQMIGGLRAGMGYCGVHNIEELRTKTKFIKITNAGLTESHPHDIIITKEAPNYSIK; this is encoded by the coding sequence ATGGCTGATAAATTTGTTAAAGAAGGACTGACGTTTGACGATGTACTGCTTATACCGGCAAAATCTGATGTGCTGCCAAAGGAGGTTGACACTAAAACACGCCTTACAAATAGTATAATGTTAAATATACCGTTGATTAGCGCAGGGATGGATACTGTGACAGAATCTTCTCTTGCCATTGCAATAGCAAGAGAAGGAGGGATTGGCATAATACACAAAAATATGCCTATAGAAAGACAGGCTTTAGAGGTAGATAGAGTTAAAAGGTCGGAACACGGTGTTATAACAAATCCTTTTTATTTGTCACCAGAACACAAGATACAAGACGCTGTAGAGCTTATGGAAAGATATAGGATATCTGGAGTGCCTATAACGGTTGATAACAAACTTGTGGGGATAATCACCAACAGAGACATAAGATTTGAAAGCAATTTAGACAGGCCGATTAAAGAAGTCATGACAAAAGAGAATTTAGTCACTGCACCTGTTGGGACTACTATAGATGAGGCTCGGGAAATACTTAAAAAGCATAAGATAGAGAAGTTGCCTCTTGTGGATGATGACAACAATTTAAAAGGATTGATTACCATTAAGGATATTGAAAAGGCTGTAGAATATCCTAATTCTGCAAAAGATTCGAGAGGAAGATTGCTTGTTGGTGCTGCTGTAGGTGTTTCTGCGGATGTCATGGAAAGAGTTCAAGCTCTGGTAGATGCCAATGTAGATGTTGTGGTTGTTGACACGGCTCATGGACATTCTGTCGGTGTCTTAAATACGGTGGAAAAGATAAAGAATAGATTTCCTGATCTTCAGATCATTGCTGGAAATGTGGCGACTGCAGAGGCTACAAGAGATCTGATAGAAAGAGGTGCTGATTGCGTTAAGGTAGGCATTGGGCCTGGTTCAATTTGCACAACGAGAGTCGTAGCAGGAATCGGAGTTCCTCAGATTACAGCAATTTATGATTGTGCGGAGGAAGCCGATAAATATGGTATACCTGTAATCGCAGATGGCGGCATAAAGTACAGTGGAGACATCGTCAAAGCGATTGCTGCTGGTGCATCTACAGTGATGATTGGAAGTCTTTTTGCAGGGACCGAGGAAAGCCCTGGTGAAGTAGAAATATACCAAGGAAGAAGCTATAAAGTATACAGAGGAATGGGCTCAATATCAGCAATGAAGAGCGGAAGCTCTGATCGGTATTTCCAGGAAGGCATGAAAAAACTTGTTCCTGAAGGTGTAGAAGGTAGAGTGCCTTACAAGGGACCTTTGAAGGATACTGTTTACCAGATGATTGGAGGCTTAAGGGCTGGAATGGGCTACTGCGGTGTCCACAATATTGAGGAGCTCAGGACGAAGACAAAATTTATAAAAATAACGAATGCGGGATTAACTGAAAGCCATCCACATGATATAATTATTACGAAGGAAGCTCCAAATTATAGTATTAAATAA
- the guaA gene encoding glutamine-hydrolyzing GMP synthase, whose translation MGINREVILILDFGGQYTQLIARRIREANVFCEIVPYNIKPEEIDKRQPKGLVLSGGPASVYTENAPMCDEGIFKLKYPILGICYGAQLMTMIQGGKVAEAPVREYGKTDVVINNNIPLFKGIEKETSCWMSHTDQIELPPKNFKVVASTANCPIAAIANVEGKQYAVQFHPEVVHTPRGTEIIRNFLFEVCDCSADWTMDSLIEQTVKEIRQKVGNDKVVCALSGGVDSSVAAVLVNRAIHDQLICIFVDNGLLRKNEAEKVVDTFKNNFDMEIIKVDAKDRFLEKLKGVKDPEEKRKIIGNEFIEVFKEEAKKIGDVKYLVQGTLYPDVIESGSPVASTIKSHHNVGGLPEDVGFELIEPLRMLFKDEVRQVGRELGMPDEILNRQPFPGPGLAVRILGEVTEEKLNILREADSIVLREMKKYGWYNNVWQSFAVLPDIKSVGIMGDDRTYAYPIILRIVESNDGMTADWVKMPYDILEDISTSIVNEVYGVNRVLYDITSKPPATIEWE comes from the coding sequence ATGGGAATTAATAGAGAAGTCATATTGATACTTGATTTTGGCGGCCAATATACGCAGCTTATTGCAAGGAGAATAAGGGAAGCAAATGTGTTTTGCGAAATTGTTCCGTACAATATAAAGCCAGAAGAAATTGATAAAAGACAGCCTAAGGGTTTGGTGCTGTCAGGAGGACCTGCCAGCGTTTACACAGAAAATGCGCCAATGTGTGATGAAGGTATATTTAAGCTAAAATATCCTATACTCGGCATTTGTTACGGTGCACAGCTTATGACGATGATACAAGGCGGCAAGGTTGCGGAAGCACCTGTAAGAGAGTATGGGAAAACTGATGTTGTGATAAACAACAACATTCCTTTGTTTAAAGGGATCGAAAAAGAGACAAGTTGTTGGATGAGCCACACGGATCAAATAGAATTACCTCCTAAAAATTTTAAAGTCGTTGCATCGACAGCGAATTGCCCTATTGCAGCAATCGCCAACGTTGAAGGAAAGCAGTACGCGGTACAATTCCATCCAGAAGTAGTACATACTCCAAGAGGTACTGAGATAATCAGGAATTTCTTGTTTGAAGTATGTGATTGCTCTGCAGATTGGACAATGGATTCACTTATAGAGCAGACTGTAAAAGAGATAAGACAAAAAGTCGGAAATGACAAGGTTGTCTGTGCGCTGAGCGGTGGTGTTGATTCATCTGTTGCCGCAGTTTTGGTAAATAGAGCAATACACGACCAGCTAATATGTATTTTTGTAGATAACGGTCTTCTCAGGAAAAACGAAGCTGAAAAGGTAGTCGACACTTTTAAAAACAATTTTGATATGGAGATAATAAAAGTAGATGCAAAGGACAGATTTTTAGAGAAGCTAAAGGGAGTCAAAGATCCTGAAGAAAAGAGAAAGATAATAGGAAACGAGTTTATAGAGGTATTCAAGGAAGAAGCAAAAAAAATCGGCGATGTGAAATATTTAGTGCAAGGTACCCTTTACCCAGATGTCATTGAAAGCGGAAGCCCTGTCGCTTCAACGATAAAAAGCCATCACAATGTAGGCGGATTGCCTGAAGATGTAGGATTTGAGCTTATTGAACCATTGAGAATGCTTTTTAAAGACGAGGTGAGACAGGTTGGAAGAGAACTGGGTATGCCTGATGAGATTTTAAATAGGCAGCCTTTCCCTGGACCGGGACTGGCAGTCAGGATACTCGGAGAAGTGACAGAAGAAAAATTAAACATATTGAGAGAAGCCGACAGCATCGTGTTAAGAGAGATGAAAAAATACGGCTGGTACAACAATGTATGGCAGTCTTTTGCTGTATTGCCAGATATAAAAAGCGTCGGTATCATGGGTGATGACAGAACGTATGCATACCCGATAATTTTAAGGATTGTAGAAAGCAACGATGGGATGACGGCAGACTGGGTGAAGATGCCATACGACATTCTCGAAGACATATCTACAAGCATTGTAAATGAAGTGTACGGTGTAAACAGAGTCTTGTATGACATCACATCGAAACCACCAGCTACAATCGAATGGGAGTAA
- a CDS encoding type II toxin-antitoxin system Phd/YefM family antitoxin — MPYIRPVSDLRNNFADISRVVHETGEPVFLTKNGYGDMVVMSMEAYERKLFESEIYFKLKEAELEAQITKKRYSHKEIFDELKAKISDRMKSDNA, encoded by the coding sequence ATGCCATATATTAGACCGGTATCAGATTTGAGAAATAATTTTGCAGATATATCAAGAGTCGTCCATGAAACTGGGGAGCCAGTCTTTTTAACCAAGAATGGCTATGGAGATATGGTCGTAATGAGCATGGAAGCTTATGAACGAAAACTGTTTGAAAGTGAAATTTACTTTAAGTTGAAGGAAGCGGAACTGGAAGCCCAAATAACTAAAAAGAGATATTCGCATAAAGAAATTTTTGATGAATTAAAGGCAAAAATTTCTGATAGGATGAAATCTGATAATGCATGA
- a CDS encoding type II toxin-antitoxin system RelE/ParE family toxin yields the protein MHDIRYLPLASRDLSNIVSYIVDELKAPNAAMDLINELDTSISRLAQFPYSCKVYQPEKPLKNEYRVLPVKNYLVFYVVREDVVEIHRIIYAKMDLAKLIK from the coding sequence ATGCATGATATTAGATACCTACCTTTGGCAAGTAGAGATTTATCAAATATTGTATCTTATATTGTAGATGAATTAAAAGCACCAAATGCAGCAATGGATCTAATTAATGAATTGGATACTTCTATATCAAGGCTTGCACAGTTTCCCTATTCATGCAAGGTGTATCAACCTGAAAAACCTCTTAAAAATGAATATAGAGTATTGCCTGTAAAGAACTATTTGGTGTTTTATGTAGTTAGAGAAGATGTTGTCGAGATTCACAGGATTATATATGCTAAAATGGATTTAGCAAAGCTCATAAAATAA
- a CDS encoding NCS2 family permease — protein MVKNNEKRGFLDNFFKLKENGTTVKTEVIAGITTFITMAYIIFVNPSILMQAGMNAKGLLGTQAVKAGLSIANDPVIGAVFVATILSSVAATLVMGLFANVPFALSAGMGMNAFFTFYVVLTLHYSWQAALSLALISGIINIIITATKLRILIIKAIPQSLRSAIGAGIGLFIAIIGMENGGIVTKSSDTLITLGNFKDPGVILTVIGIAIIAILMSRGVKGAILIGIIATTIIGIPMGITNVSNLKTIVQMPPSLAPTFMKLDFAGLLKPGTDGNIISILTGLITVILAFSLADMFDAIGTLIGTGTKTGIFKEDDFEKSNGGFKTKFERALFADAIGTTLGSFLGTSTITTYVESASGISEGGKTGLTSTVVAILFLVSLFFAPIIGIVPSQATAPALIIVGALMIGSVTKVNFEDFSEAFPAFMTIAFMPFTYSISNGIAAGFIFYPITKIVVGKAKEVHPLMYIIGLLFLLRFAFFMG, from the coding sequence ATGGTAAAAAACAATGAAAAGAGAGGCTTTCTTGACAACTTCTTTAAACTTAAAGAGAATGGCACTACAGTAAAGACAGAGGTCATTGCTGGTATTACGACTTTTATCACGATGGCTTACATCATCTTTGTAAATCCATCGATACTTATGCAAGCTGGTATGAATGCGAAAGGCCTTTTAGGCACTCAAGCAGTAAAAGCAGGTTTGTCTATAGCAAATGACCCTGTAATAGGCGCGGTTTTTGTCGCTACTATATTATCGTCTGTAGCTGCTACTTTAGTCATGGGATTGTTTGCAAATGTTCCTTTTGCTTTATCAGCAGGAATGGGCATGAACGCATTTTTTACATTCTATGTTGTATTGACATTGCACTATTCTTGGCAAGCGGCACTATCACTTGCACTTATAAGCGGCATAATAAATATCATCATTACCGCCACTAAGTTAAGGATACTTATAATAAAGGCGATACCGCAGTCATTGAGAAGCGCTATTGGTGCAGGAATTGGGCTTTTCATTGCAATCATAGGCATGGAAAATGGCGGTATTGTAACGAAAAGCAGCGATACTTTGATAACTTTAGGAAATTTCAAGGATCCTGGCGTAATACTTACTGTAATCGGCATTGCAATAATTGCTATACTTATGAGCAGAGGCGTTAAAGGCGCTATACTGATAGGTATAATTGCCACGACGATTATAGGTATACCGATGGGAATAACGAACGTTTCTAATCTTAAGACGATTGTGCAGATGCCTCCAAGCTTGGCACCAACATTTATGAAGCTGGATTTTGCTGGATTATTAAAGCCTGGCACTGATGGAAATATCATTTCGATACTTACAGGCCTTATAACTGTAATACTGGCGTTTAGCTTGGCTGACATGTTTGATGCAATAGGCACATTGATTGGCACAGGTACAAAGACAGGGATTTTTAAAGAAGATGATTTTGAAAAGTCAAATGGCGGTTTTAAGACGAAATTTGAAAGAGCATTATTTGCAGATGCCATAGGTACAACGTTAGGTTCTTTCTTGGGTACAAGCACTATAACTACTTATGTTGAGAGTGCTTCAGGCATAAGTGAAGGCGGAAAGACTGGTTTGACATCAACTGTCGTTGCAATTCTTTTCTTGGTGTCATTATTCTTTGCGCCAATAATAGGAATAGTTCCTTCGCAAGCCACAGCTCCTGCCCTCATCATCGTTGGGGCATTGATGATAGGCTCTGTGACGAAGGTGAATTTTGAAGATTTTAGTGAAGCATTTCCTGCTTTTATGACAATTGCTTTCATGCCATTTACTTACAGTATATCAAATGGCATAGCTGCAGGATTTATCTTCTATCCGATCACGAAGATAGTTGTTGGTAAGGCTAAAGAAGTTCATCCATTAATGTATATAATTGGACTTTTGTTCTTATTGAGATTTGCATTCTTTATGGGGTAA
- the purE gene encoding 5-(carboxyamino)imidazole ribonucleotide mutase yields MAKVAVVMGSDSDFPLMKKALDVFKQFGIDYDVRVISAHRTPDVAHDFAKNAAYRGYEVIIAAAGKAAHLAGVMASMTPLPVIGVPVKSSTLDGLDSLLSTVQMPQGIPVATVAIDGAYNAALLAVEILGVKYPEIMEKVVEYKNNLAEEVIEKDKKLQGEIL; encoded by the coding sequence ATGGCGAAAGTTGCAGTTGTCATGGGAAGCGATTCAGACTTTCCATTGATGAAGAAAGCATTAGATGTTTTTAAGCAGTTTGGAATTGACTATGATGTAAGGGTTATTTCAGCACATAGGACACCAGATGTGGCGCACGACTTTGCAAAAAATGCAGCTTATAGAGGATACGAAGTCATAATAGCGGCAGCAGGGAAAGCAGCTCACTTAGCTGGTGTCATGGCATCTATGACGCCGCTTCCTGTCATTGGAGTTCCTGTAAAATCATCTACATTAGATGGTTTGGATTCGCTTTTGTCTACTGTTCAAATGCCTCAGGGCATACCAGTTGCCACTGTTGCCATAGACGGAGCATACAATGCGGCGTTGTTGGCAGTAGAGATACTTGGGGTAAAGTATCCTGAGATTATGGAAAAAGTCGTTGAATACAAAAACAATTTAGCAGAGGAAGTTATTGAGAAAGATAAAAAATTACAGGGGGAGATTTTATAA
- the purC gene encoding phosphoribosylaminoimidazolesuccinocarboxamide synthase: protein MEKLSMLYEGKAKKVYKTTDEDYYIIEYKDDATAFNGIKKGTIQNKGVLNNEISAILFELLEKEGIPTHFVKKLSDREMLVKSVEIYPIEVLIRNYAAGSISKRLGIEEGTKLKRTVLEFCYKNDELGDPFINEYHIEAMELATKEEVDTIKEYSFKINDILSKFFTSKNIILVDFKLEFGKSKDGIVLADEISPDTCRFWDSVTKEKLDKDRFRRDLGNVEGAYVEVLNRLEKQ, encoded by the coding sequence ATGGAAAAGTTAAGCATGTTGTACGAAGGTAAGGCGAAAAAGGTCTATAAGACTACAGATGAAGATTATTACATTATTGAGTACAAAGATGATGCTACAGCATTTAACGGCATAAAAAAAGGCACTATTCAAAACAAAGGCGTGTTAAACAATGAAATATCTGCTATTTTGTTTGAGCTACTTGAAAAAGAAGGCATTCCAACACATTTTGTAAAAAAACTTAGTGACAGAGAAATGCTTGTTAAAAGCGTAGAAATCTATCCTATTGAAGTTTTAATAAGGAATTATGCAGCAGGAAGCATATCAAAGAGATTAGGGATAGAAGAAGGAACAAAACTTAAAAGGACGGTTTTAGAATTCTGCTACAAGAACGATGAGCTTGGAGATCCTTTCATAAATGAGTACCACATAGAAGCGATGGAATTAGCCACAAAGGAAGAAGTAGATACTATAAAAGAATATTCTTTTAAGATCAATGATATACTTTCAAAATTTTTCACATCGAAAAACATCATTTTAGTAGATTTTAAATTGGAATTTGGCAAATCTAAAGATGGCATAGTTTTGGCTGATGAGATTTCACCAGACACGTGCAGATTTTGGGACAGCGTAACGAAGGAAAAACTGGACAAAGACAGGTTTAGAAGAGATCTCGGAAATGTAGAAGGAGCTTATGTGGAAGTATTGAATCGACTTGAAAAACAGTGA